In Haematobia irritans isolate KBUSLIRL chromosome 1, ASM5000362v1, whole genome shotgun sequence, a genomic segment contains:
- the p gene encoding WD40 repeat domain-containing protein pink has product MNFYCLSKFFDYSLAIHQPLKHNRIKYTCFDISENFIVLGASSGSLYLFNREGKFLHLIPSKHGAVNHLSISANEKYVAFSTQRSVVCVYVLNLSAQSVPQVIFTNLCSDQSVHITCIHWTQDEKQFYYGDTRGQVNLVLLTTFIGTSLINMSIHPILFLESPIVQIDDFESLLLVSNCSKCILCNTEYEEYKQIGNKPRDGSYGACFFISSNETQQPSRIYCARPGSRFWEVDFEGDVLQTHQFKFALACPPAKIHKDQDSENDNVCGDNEGNDEMLDYQPQNLQFGRIQRLKQDFLVAFTDLGLYIFDVRNSSVVLWCNQFERIVDCRVFNDDIVVFTQTGSLYSVQLHTLQSQACALVRQNKLLDCAWLMRRNVKYFADKAREDYELGLLNKIKNFLMERHQYELLNDLSVIFDAIAQCESSGGGDNNSSGGSTAERSSVGGAGAPPCHRNSGENSPQGVYVLENAFCDNLKSQKGEKHFKDALLTVTGKFGKNIIKYKFNIFAEEQQNFVRDLIPANERSLPFKDIKAMYENDEEIVCRSKKSSSAPSTSHSSRNAGKSKVAGTGQHITAEEKTIYNLYLICKSSKFSNTNFVERYRSLFDEYSAPELIALLEKLAEVMVEHGDDREQAKRHCYEMYFHYLNPELIWEMDDTSRDYITQGFILLNSSEDIVRCDNCMFPLRFDNSCVFHELGSVLLRYYWSRNEQVKCFDVLTRVPALFDILAKLYLAEYNMDKVLPIILNYGQPDLLMDMGKNFSLAAWSKCFEHFVELHQGRLTCINCECVTTVENVNRHFFYTWNCFLGIAIDFMQADEILSLIFKWSNYIPNDAIDREFYSRCLLKG; this is encoded by the exons ATGAATTTCTACTGTCTAAGTAAATTTTTCGATTATTCGTTGGCTATACATCAACCCTTGAAACACAATCGAATAAAG TATACATGTTTCGAtatctctgaaaatttcattgtattggGAGCATCATCGGGTTCGCTTTACCTCTTTAATCGAGAGGGCAAATTTCTACATCTCATCCCTAGTAAACACGGAGCTGTGAATCACCTATCAATATCTGCCAATGAAAAATACGTTGCCTTTTCCACACAACGCTCAGTGGTTTGTGTTTATGTGCTGAATTTGTCAGCACAATCAGTGCCCCAAGTTATTTTCACCAATTTATGCAGTGACCAATCGGTGCATATCACATGTATTCATTGGACGCAggatgaaaaacaattttattatggcGACACAAGAGGCCAAGTAAATTTGGTGCTACTGACCACTTTTATC GGCACCAGCCTCATAAACATGTCCATACATCCCATACTGTTCTTGGAATCTCCAATTGTACAAATTGATGACTTTGAGTCCCTTCTGTTGGTATCCAATTGCTCCAAATGCATTCTATGTAATACGGAGTACGAAGAATACAAGCAG ATAGGAAATAAACCAAGGGATGGTTCGTATGGAGCATGCTTCTTCATCTCGTCCAATGAGACTCAGCAGCCTTCTCGAATATATTGCGCACGGCCGGGTTCACGTTTCTGGGAAGTGGATTTCGAAGGTGATGTCTTACAGACACACCAATTTAAATTTGCCCTCGCATGTCCTCCTGCTAAGATTCACAAGGATCAGGACAGCGAAAACGATAATGTGTGCGGTGACAATGAGGGCAACGATGAAATGCTGGACTATCAACCACAGAATTTACAATTTGGCAGAATTCAAAGGTTAAAGCAAGATTTCTTGGTGGCATTCACCGATTTGGGACTCTACATATTCGATGTGCGCAATTCCAGTGTGGTATTGTGGTGCAATCAATTCGAAAGAATAGTCGACTGCCGAGTGTTCAATGATGATATTGTGGTTTTTACCCAAACGGGTTCGCTGTATTCGGTACAGCTACACACTTTACAGTCACAGGCGTGTGCATTGGTCCGTCAAAACAAACTGCTAGATTGTGCATGGCTTATGCGGCGAAATGTGAAATATTTTGCTGATAAAGCCAGAGAAGATTACGAGCTGGGATTGCTGAACAAGATCAAGAATTTTCTCATGGAACGTCACCAGTATGAGCTGCTTAATGATTTGTCGGTAATATTTGATGCTATTGCTCAATGCGAAAGTAGTGGTGGTGGAGACAATAATAGCTCTGGTGGCTCAACTGCCGAAAGAAGTAGTGTTGGCGGTGCTGGAGCACCACCGTGCCATAGGAACTCGGGCGAAAATTCGCCACAAGGTGTTTATGTATTGGAAAATGCATTCTGTGATAATCTTAAGAGCCAAAAAGGCGAAAAACACTTCAAGGATGCCTTGCTAACAGTCACAGGAAAATTTGGCAAGAACATAATCAAATACAAGTTCAACATATTTGCCGAGGAGCAACAGAACTTTGTGAGAGATTTGATACCAGCCAACGAACGATCTTTACCCTTCAAAGACATCAAGGCTATGTACGAGAATGACGAGGAAATTGTATGTCGTTCTAAGAAATCTTCGTCGGCACCAAGTACATCGCACTCATCTCGCAATGCTGGCAAATCGAAAGTCGCTGGGACAGGCCAACACATTACCGCCGAAGAGAAGACGATATACAACCTATATTTGATTTGTAAAAGCTCCAAATTTAGCAATACGAATTTTGTCGAACGATACCGTTCACTCTTCGATGAGTATTCGGCACCAGAACTTATTGCCTTGTTGGAAAAGTTAGCAGAAGTAATGGTCGAGCATGGTGATGACCGGGAGCAGGCGAAACGGCACTGTTACGAAATGTACTTCCATTACTTGAACCCTGAACTCATATGGGAAATGGATGACACTTCTAGAGATTACATAACCCAAGGATTCATCTTGTTGAATTCCTCCGAAGACATCGTGCGCTGTGACAACTGCATGTTTCCTCTGAGATTCGATAATTCATGTGTGTTTCATGAACTGGGCTCAGTGCTGTTGCGCTACTACTGGTCACGCAATGAACAAGTCAAATGCTTCGATGTGTTGACTCGCGTCCCAGCCCTCTTCGATATCCTAGCCAAACTTTATTTAGCCGAATACAATATGGACAAAGTTTTACCCATTATCCTCAACTACGGCCAACCAGATTTGCTAATGGACATGGGCAAAAATTTCTCACTAGCGGCCTGGTCAAAATGCTTTGAACATTTCGTAGAGTTACATCAGGGCCGTTTAACGTGCATCAATTGTGAGTGTGTAACCACTGTTGAGAATGTGAATAGACACTTTTTCTACACTTGGAATTGCTTCTTGGGTATTGCAATCGATTTCATGCAAGCCGATGAAATTCTCTCCTTAATTTTCAAATGGTCCAACTACATACCAAACGATGCCATTGACCGAGAATTTTATTCGCGTTGTCTCCTGAAAGGTTGA